A window of the Labeo rohita strain BAU-BD-2019 chromosome 1, IGBB_LRoh.1.0, whole genome shotgun sequence genome harbors these coding sequences:
- the lpar2b gene encoding lysophosphatidic acid receptor 2b isoform X3: MVCYDNASVEFFYNMSKKNISNTWRPKDVVVVGLGIFVSAFVIFANILVMLAIFMNRRFHYPIYYLLGNLAAADLFAGISYLYLMFHTGPWTIKLSVYQWFVRQGLIDTSLTASVINLMAIALERHQTIFTMQLHSKMTNHRVVLLIVGIWLIAIVMGLVPTMGWSCVCNIQECSNMAPLYSRSYLVFWAVLNLLTFTVMVAVYTRIFVYVRRKNHRMSQHTSQVKHKETVVNLMKTVVMILGCFVVCWTPGLVLLLLDGLCESCDVLTYEKFFLVLAECNSFMNPIIYSYRDKDMRDTFKRILCFPCVGSRQKGEHSGVHFNTLEQERRRRVQQESWVVCRFACI; this comes from the exons ATGGTTTGCTACGACAACGCGAGTGTGGAGTTCTTCTACAACATGAGCAAGAAGAACATCAGCAACACGTGGAGGCCCAAAGATGTGGTGGTGGTTGGTCTGGGAATTTTCGTCAGTGCTTTCGTCATCTTCGCCAACATCCTGGTCATGCTGGCCATCTTCATGAACCGCAGGTTCCACTACCCCATTTACTACCTGCTGGGAAACCTGGCGGCGGCCGACCTGTTCGCCGGCATCTCCTACCTGTACCTGATGTTCCACACGGGCCCCTGGACCATCAAACTCTCCGTCTATCAGTGGTTTGTCCGGCAG GGTTTGATCGACACCAGTCTGACGGCGTCCGTCATCAATCTGATGGCCATCGCGCTGGAGCGCCACCAGACCATCTTCACCATGCAGCTGCACAGCAAAATGACCAACCACCGGGTGGTGCTGCTGATCGTCGGCATCTGGCTCATCGCCATAGTGATGGGGCTGGTGCCCACTATGGGATGGAGCTGCGTGTGCAACATCCAGGAGTGCTCGAACATGGCGCCGCTCTACAGCCGCAGCTACCTGGTGTTCTGGGCCGTGCTCAACCTGCTGACCTTCACCGTCATGGTGGCCGTCTACACGCGCATCTTCGTCTACGTGCGTCGCAAGAACCACCGCATGAGCCAGCACACCTCGCAGGTCAAGCACAAGGAGACGGTGGTCAACCTCATGAAGACCGTCGTCATGATCCTGG GTTGTTTCGTGGTGTGTTGGACGCCGGGTCTGGTGCTGCTTCTCCTGGACGGTTTGTGCGAATCCTGCGACGTCCTGACCTACGAGAAGTTCTTCCTGGTGCTGGCCGAGTGCAACTCCTTCATGAACCCGATCATCTACTCCTACCGCGACAAGGACATGCGCGACACCTTCAAACGCATCCTCTGCTTCCCGTGTGTGGGGTCGCGGCAGAAGGGCGAGCACTCGGGCGTCCACTTCAACACCCTCGAGCAAGAG CGGAGACGGCGCGTGCAGCAGGAGTCGTGGGTCGTATGTAGATTCGCTTGCATTTAA
- the lpar2b gene encoding lysophosphatidic acid receptor 2b isoform X1 yields the protein MVCYDNASVEFFYNMSKKNISNTWRPKDVVVVGLGIFVSAFVIFANILVMLAIFMNRRFHYPIYYLLGNLAAADLFAGISYLYLMFHTGPWTIKLSVYQWFVRQGLIDTSLTASVINLMAIALERHQTIFTMQLHSKMTNHRVVLLIVGIWLIAIVMGLVPTMGWSCVCNIQECSNMAPLYSRSYLVFWAVLNLLTFTVMVAVYTRIFVYVRRKNHRMSQHTSQVKHKETVVNLMKTVVMILGCFVVCWTPGLVLLLLDGLCESCDVLTYEKFFLVLAECNSFMNPIIYSYRDKDMRDTFKRILCFPCVGSRQKGEHSGVHFNTLEQERRRRVQQESWVARKARDGDGAQANGGQVMLRDAENMLDSTES from the exons ATGGTTTGCTACGACAACGCGAGTGTGGAGTTCTTCTACAACATGAGCAAGAAGAACATCAGCAACACGTGGAGGCCCAAAGATGTGGTGGTGGTTGGTCTGGGAATTTTCGTCAGTGCTTTCGTCATCTTCGCCAACATCCTGGTCATGCTGGCCATCTTCATGAACCGCAGGTTCCACTACCCCATTTACTACCTGCTGGGAAACCTGGCGGCGGCCGACCTGTTCGCCGGCATCTCCTACCTGTACCTGATGTTCCACACGGGCCCCTGGACCATCAAACTCTCCGTCTATCAGTGGTTTGTCCGGCAG GGTTTGATCGACACCAGTCTGACGGCGTCCGTCATCAATCTGATGGCCATCGCGCTGGAGCGCCACCAGACCATCTTCACCATGCAGCTGCACAGCAAAATGACCAACCACCGGGTGGTGCTGCTGATCGTCGGCATCTGGCTCATCGCCATAGTGATGGGGCTGGTGCCCACTATGGGATGGAGCTGCGTGTGCAACATCCAGGAGTGCTCGAACATGGCGCCGCTCTACAGCCGCAGCTACCTGGTGTTCTGGGCCGTGCTCAACCTGCTGACCTTCACCGTCATGGTGGCCGTCTACACGCGCATCTTCGTCTACGTGCGTCGCAAGAACCACCGCATGAGCCAGCACACCTCGCAGGTCAAGCACAAGGAGACGGTGGTCAACCTCATGAAGACCGTCGTCATGATCCTGG GTTGTTTCGTGGTGTGTTGGACGCCGGGTCTGGTGCTGCTTCTCCTGGACGGTTTGTGCGAATCCTGCGACGTCCTGACCTACGAGAAGTTCTTCCTGGTGCTGGCCGAGTGCAACTCCTTCATGAACCCGATCATCTACTCCTACCGCGACAAGGACATGCGCGACACCTTCAAACGCATCCTCTGCTTCCCGTGTGTGGGGTCGCGGCAGAAGGGCGAGCACTCGGGCGTCCACTTCAACACCCTCGAGCAAGAG CGGAGACGGCGCGTGCAGCAGGAGTCGTGGGTC GCTCGTAAGGCTCGCGACGGAGACGGCGCCCAGGCCAACGGAGGACAGGTCATGCTGAGGGATGCGGAGAACATGCTGGACTCCACCGAGAGCTGA
- the lpar2b gene encoding lysophosphatidic acid receptor 2b isoform X2 codes for MVCYDNASVEFFYNMSKKNISNTWRPKDVVVVGLGIFVSAFVIFANILVMLAIFMNRRFHYPIYYLLGNLAAADLFAGISYLYLMFHTGPWTIKLSVYQWFVRQGLIDTSLTASVINLMAIALERHQTIFTMQLHSKMTNHRVVLLIVGIWLIAIVMGLVPTMGWSCVCNIQECSNMAPLYSRSYLVFWAVLNLLTFTVMVAVYTRIFVYVRRKNHRMSQHTSQVKHKETVVNLMKTVVMILGCFVVCWTPGLVLLLLDGLCESCDVLTYEKFFLVLAECNSFMNPIIYSYRDKDMRDTFKRILCFPCVGSRQKGEHSGVHFNTLEQEARKARDGDGAQANGGQVMLRDAENMLDSTES; via the exons ATGGTTTGCTACGACAACGCGAGTGTGGAGTTCTTCTACAACATGAGCAAGAAGAACATCAGCAACACGTGGAGGCCCAAAGATGTGGTGGTGGTTGGTCTGGGAATTTTCGTCAGTGCTTTCGTCATCTTCGCCAACATCCTGGTCATGCTGGCCATCTTCATGAACCGCAGGTTCCACTACCCCATTTACTACCTGCTGGGAAACCTGGCGGCGGCCGACCTGTTCGCCGGCATCTCCTACCTGTACCTGATGTTCCACACGGGCCCCTGGACCATCAAACTCTCCGTCTATCAGTGGTTTGTCCGGCAG GGTTTGATCGACACCAGTCTGACGGCGTCCGTCATCAATCTGATGGCCATCGCGCTGGAGCGCCACCAGACCATCTTCACCATGCAGCTGCACAGCAAAATGACCAACCACCGGGTGGTGCTGCTGATCGTCGGCATCTGGCTCATCGCCATAGTGATGGGGCTGGTGCCCACTATGGGATGGAGCTGCGTGTGCAACATCCAGGAGTGCTCGAACATGGCGCCGCTCTACAGCCGCAGCTACCTGGTGTTCTGGGCCGTGCTCAACCTGCTGACCTTCACCGTCATGGTGGCCGTCTACACGCGCATCTTCGTCTACGTGCGTCGCAAGAACCACCGCATGAGCCAGCACACCTCGCAGGTCAAGCACAAGGAGACGGTGGTCAACCTCATGAAGACCGTCGTCATGATCCTGG GTTGTTTCGTGGTGTGTTGGACGCCGGGTCTGGTGCTGCTTCTCCTGGACGGTTTGTGCGAATCCTGCGACGTCCTGACCTACGAGAAGTTCTTCCTGGTGCTGGCCGAGTGCAACTCCTTCATGAACCCGATCATCTACTCCTACCGCGACAAGGACATGCGCGACACCTTCAAACGCATCCTCTGCTTCCCGTGTGTGGGGTCGCGGCAGAAGGGCGAGCACTCGGGCGTCCACTTCAACACCCTCGAGCAAGAG GCTCGTAAGGCTCGCGACGGAGACGGCGCCCAGGCCAACGGAGGACAGGTCATGCTGAGGGATGCGGAGAACATGCTGGACTCCACCGAGAGCTGA